In a single window of the Deltaproteobacteria bacterium genome:
- a CDS encoding 3-isopropylmalate dehydratase small subunit, producing MKFQGKIWKFGDNIDTDAIIPARYLNTTDHASLASHCMEDADPDFPKKVKPGDIIVAGENFGCGSSREHAPIAIKAAGVACVIAKSFARIFYRNAFNMGLPIFESKELYGKVEEGAVVSVNGDTGLITISGTEDESLKITPIPPFMQELIADGGLLNHIMKKQAASA from the coding sequence ATGAAATTTCAAGGAAAGATTTGGAAGTTCGGTGACAATATCGATACGGACGCCATCATTCCGGCCCGTTATCTGAACACGACGGACCATGCTAGCCTCGCTTCCCACTGCATGGAGGACGCCGATCCCGATTTCCCCAAAAAGGTAAAGCCCGGGGACATTATTGTGGCAGGTGAAAACTTTGGTTGCGGTTCTTCAAGGGAACATGCCCCCATCGCCATCAAGGCTGCCGGGGTAGCCTGCGTTATTGCCAAGAGCTTTGCACGTATTTTTTATCGGAATGCCTTCAATATGGGTCTCCCCATTTTTGAGTCGAAGGAACTTTACGGGAAAGTCGAAGAAGGAGCCGTTGTTTCGGTAAACGGTGATACAGGGCTCATTACCATTTCCGGTACGGAAGATGAATCGCTCAAGATCACGCCCATTCCGCCCTTCATGCAGGAACTGATCGCCGACGGCGGTCTGCTGAATCACATCATGAAAAAACAGGCGGCATCAGCCTGA